The region CACCGCCGAGATAAGGTCGGACCGCGTCGACGTCGTCACCCGCGCGGAGAACGTAGAGGCGTTCATGCCGTGCTCCGCCGTCAGGATGAGGTAGGCGTCGAGGGCGGACACGTGGGCCGGGGATGGTTCCTTGCCGAACAGCATGTACAGGTAGTTGGCCGTGTGGGACAGGTCGCGCCGCGGTTCAAGGGGCTCCTGCCCATTGAGGCGGCGGTACCGGTAGGCAATGATCGTCGGCACCTTCGCCGTCACCGCCATCGCCTGCTCCACCGTGGGCGGCCAGCCATAGCTGTCGTCGCCCAGGGCCGACACCGCCGTGCGCAGGACGCTCATCATGTCCATGTTTTTCGGCAGCTGGTCGAGGATCGCCTTCAGGTACGCGGGCAGGAAGCGCGCTTCGACCATCTGCTCGCGGAACGCGCGCAGCTCGTCGTCGGACGGCAGGCGCCCGTGCCAAAGCAAGAAGGCCACGTGTTCGTACGTATACTTGAGGGCCAGCTCCTTCGCCCAATGCCCGCGGTAAACCAGGTGGCCCTTCTCCCCGTCTACGAGGCTGAGCTGGGTGTCCGTCACCGCAATACCTTCCAATCCCTTGTGGATGGTCACGTGGTTCGTCAACCTCGTCCCTCCCATCGCCGCATGCTGAGACCATTATACCAAGCGGGACGGCCAGCAGCCAACCACAAATCCGAATTCTGCTTGTTCCCGAACAATTCGATCAATTCCTTGCAGATCCGCACAAACGCCGCATATAATGAAGGTGCAACCGGAAACGTGGTGAGCGCGATGACGGCACTTCGTGCACAACGCCACACCTACCCTTTTTTTCGCGGGATGAGGCCGCGCGCCTCATCCCGTTTTCTTTGCCTTTAGCCCGCTGCCAAAGGAGCGTGATGCCCCGATGAATTCCCCCGTCATCCTCGACGGAGACTCCCTGGATGTGGGCGACGTCGCCGCCGTGGCGCACGATGCGCGCCCGGTCGACATCGCCCCGGCCGCCCGCAGGCGCATGCGCGCATCCCGGCGCATGGTGGAAGACTTGCTCGCGCAAAACGCTGTCGTCTACGGCGTGACGACGGGTTTCGGCAAGTTCAGCGACACGGCCATCGCCCCCGACCAGGTGGAACGGCTGCAGGAAAACCTCATCAAGAGCCACGCGTGCGCCGTCGGCGAGCCCTTCCCCGTCCCCGTCGTGCGCGCGATGATGCTCCTCAGGGCCAACGCCTTGGCCAAGGGCCACTCCGGCATCCGCCCCGAGGTGGTGGACCTCCTCGTCGCCATGCTCAACCGCGGCGTTCACCCCGTCGTCCCCCAGCAGGGATCCCTCGGCGCCAGCGGGGATCTGGCGCCCTTGGCCCATGTGGCCCTCGCCCTGATCGGCCTCGGCC is a window of Calditerricola satsumensis DNA encoding:
- a CDS encoding citrate synthase/methylcitrate synthase, which produces MTNHVTIHKGLEGIAVTDTQLSLVDGEKGHLVYRGHWAKELALKYTYEHVAFLLWHGRLPSDDELRAFREQMVEARFLPAYLKAILDQLPKNMDMMSVLRTAVSALGDDSYGWPPTVEQAMAVTAKVPTIIAYRYRRLNGQEPLEPRRDLSHTANYLYMLFGKEPSPAHVSALDAYLILTAEHGMNASTFSARVTTSTRSDLISAVTSAIGTMKGPLHGGAPSEVDETLAAIGTKENAEPYLRSLLERGERIMGFGHRVYKTRDPRAEALAVVAKRVAGDDPWLDLAVHVEEVAIKLLAEYKPGRKLYTNVEFYAAAVLRAVGLPKELYTPTFTLSRMAGWTAHVLEQAADNRLIRPQSVYTGPMPEGEA